In Serinus canaria isolate serCan28SL12 chromosome 5, serCan2020, whole genome shotgun sequence, the following proteins share a genomic window:
- the SYT8 gene encoding LOW QUALITY PROTEIN: synaptotagmin-8 (The sequence of the model RefSeq protein was modified relative to this genomic sequence to represent the inferred CDS: inserted 1 base in 1 codon) yields the protein MAVAARKSRTTAFPHTSITTTAWPGSLDSWLSWIPLPRWALITVAVAGAILLLLFLICIIKCCCTKKKPKKKERIGLCAISNPTMINLVQPEMEDLEREVEQKRRGKLQYSLEYNFRMQELKVGVKQAVELKAMDSGGTSDPYVIVYLTSDRKKRYETKVYRKTLNPIFNESFTFQVAQSEVSESTLVMQIYDFNRFSKHDIIGEVRLPLASVDLQHVIEQWSDLAVASSVEEEHLGEICFSLRYVPSTGKLTVLILEAKQLKRMDSDGLSDPFVKVHLILNRKKWKKKRTSVKKNTLSPYFNEVFVFEVPFSQIQNVDVVISVWDHDKVTKNEPIGKLFLGCRATGNQLRHWSDMLSNXRRPLAQWHILQPPEMVDKALGLKSHLKLPLHSR from the exons ATGGCAGTGgcagccaggaaaagcaggactACAGCCTTCCCACACACCAGCATCACCACCACAGCTTGGCCAGGCTCCCTGGACAGCTGGCTTAGCTGGATTCCAT TACCCAGATGGGCTCTCATCACcgtggctgtggcaggggccattctcctccttctcttcctcatcTGCATCATCAAGTGCTGCTGTACCAAGAAGAAGCccaagaagaaggagagaaTCGGCTTGTGCGCCATCAGCAACCCCACCATGATCAACCTT GTCCAGCCTGAGATGGAAGACCTGGAGCGGGAAGTAGAGCAGAAGCGGCGAGGAAAGCTGCAGTACTCCCTGGAGTACAACTTCCGCATGCAGGAG CTGAAGGTTGGCGTGAAGCAGGCAGTTGAGCTGAAGGCCATGGACAGCGGAGGCACATCTGACCCATATGTGATTGTCTACCTAACATCCGATAGGAAGAAGAGATACGAGACCAAGGTTTACCGCAAAACCCTGAACCCCATCTTCAACGAGAGCTTCACTTTCCAG GTAGCCCAGTCTGAGGTGTCTGAATCCACACTGGTGATGCAGATCTATGACTTCAACCGGTTTTCCAAGCATGATATCATTGGTGAGGTCCGGCTGCCCCTGGCCAGTGTCGACCTGCAGCATGTCATCGAGCAATGGAGTGACCTGGCGGTGGCCAGTAGTGTGGAG GAAGAGCATCTGGGTGAGATCTGCTTCTCGCTGCGCTACGTCCCCAGCACTGGCAAGCTGACCGTGCTCATCCTGGAAGCCAAGCAGCTGAAGCGGATGGACTCTGATGGACTCTCAG ATCCTTTTGTCAAGGTGCATCTCATACTGAAcaggaagaaatggaagaagaaaaggacaagTGTGAAGAAAAACACCTTAAGCCCTTACTTCAACGAGGTGTTTGTTTTTGAGGTGCCTTTCAGTCAGATCCAG AATGTGGATGTGGTCATCTCCGTCTGGGATCATGACAAAGTGACCAAGAATGAACCCATTGGCAAACTCTTCCTGGGCTGCCGAGCCACGGGCAACCAGCTGCGGCACTGGTCCGACATGCTGTCCA CACGCCGGCCCCTCGCCCAGTGGCAcatcctgcagcccccagagaTGGTGGACAAAGCCCTGGGACTCAAGTCCCACCTCAAGCTGCCCCTGCACTCCAGATAG